The following are from one region of the Mesorhizobium sp. B2-8-5 genome:
- a CDS encoding GYD domain-containing protein has protein sequence MTTYIVLINWTELGAKNVRESPKRLDAAKKLLGEMGGSFKSFYLTMGECDMVAIVEAPDDAVLARFALLLSSGGNVKTRTMKAFPEFAYREIISSLG, from the coding sequence TGACAACCTACATCGTGCTTATCAACTGGACCGAGCTGGGCGCCAAGAATGTGCGGGAGTCGCCAAAGCGGCTCGATGCCGCCAAGAAGCTGCTGGGAGAAATGGGCGGATCGTTCAAGTCGTTCTATCTGACCATGGGCGAATGCGACATGGTCGCCATCGTCGAAGCCCCGGACGATGCGGTGCTCGCCCGCTTCGCGCTGCTGTTGTCGTCGGGCGGCAATGTCAAAACGCGGACGATGAAGGCGTTCCCGGAATTCGCCTATCGCGAAATCATCAGCTCGCTCGGGTAA